The DNA segment GCTTTGATACATTTTTTTCAAAAGCTTCATTAAATGAAAATGCAACCTTGATCAAAGGAATGATTTGTGGATATCGAGTCGAAGAAATCCAAAATCCATTGACCAAAAAAGTAAGGTACTTAGATAAACTTGTTGATGAGTTAGCAAAAGGGAAATCAATCGATAAAATCTTAAGAAAATAAATACTTCCCCATAAATATCAAATGAAATCAAAAGT comes from the Leptospira ellinghausenii genome and includes:
- a CDS encoding DUF2200 domain-containing protein gives rise to the protein MEPTLEHHQKIAKMSFATVYPLYVAKVEKKGRTVKELNQVIEWLTSFDEKKIKELIKENVSFDTFFSKASLNENATLIKGMICGYRVEEIQNPLTKKVRYLDKLVDELAKGKSIDKILRK